A single Gemmatimonadota bacterium DNA region contains:
- a CDS encoding ATP-binding cassette domain-containing protein, translated as MIRIEKLHKTLGGQAVLRGVDLTVQAGEILALVGGSGAGKSVLLKHIIGLITPDRGEVYVDGRPVGRASYAELAELRRRMGYVFQDGALLDSLTIRENLRLALDDDACASDTAYCPRRIVETLATVNLDETVLDKRPNQISGGMRKRVGVARALINGADIILYDEPTTGLDPQNVAQVNEVILKARQQLGATSIAVTHDLAAVGAVADRVALLAGGCIRFQGTPRAFFDSRNPYVLAFLGQGAGVLAEVA; from the coding sequence ATGATTCGAATCGAGAAGCTGCACAAGACGTTGGGCGGGCAAGCCGTGCTGCGAGGCGTCGACCTGACGGTTCAGGCGGGAGAGATCCTGGCGCTGGTAGGCGGATCCGGCGCGGGCAAGAGTGTGCTGCTCAAGCACATCATCGGCCTGATCACGCCGGACAGGGGCGAAGTCTATGTGGACGGCCGCCCGGTAGGCCGGGCCAGCTACGCCGAGCTGGCCGAGCTGCGCCGGCGCATGGGCTACGTCTTCCAGGATGGGGCGCTGCTGGACTCGCTCACCATTCGCGAGAACTTGCGGCTGGCGCTGGACGACGACGCGTGCGCGAGCGACACCGCTTACTGCCCCCGCCGTATTGTCGAGACCCTGGCCACGGTGAACCTGGACGAGACCGTGTTGGACAAGCGGCCCAACCAGATCTCGGGCGGGATGCGCAAGCGAGTGGGGGTAGCGCGCGCGCTCATCAACGGTGCGGACATCATCCTGTACGACGAGCCGACCACCGGGCTGGACCCGCAGAATGTGGCGCAGGTGAACGAGGTGATCCTCAAGGCACGGCAGCAGTTGGGCGCCACCAGCATTGCGGTGACCCACGACCTGGCCGCCGTGGGCGCCGTTGCCGACCGGGTGGCCCTGCTGGCGGGCGGGTGCATCCGCTTCCAGGGGACGCCCCGCGCCTTCTTCGACTCCCGCAATCCCTACGTGCTGGCGTTCCTGGGTCAGGGCGCCGGCGTGCTGGCGGAGGTCGCCTGA
- a CDS encoding MCE family protein, whose protein sequence is MASYDRGRDAARVGGLMALAVVVFSALFLWLTDRGFARHRADLYVRLPSAERLKKGDPVLLRGVPVGDVRGLAFAPDGGVVVRTRLKRRLTLGNDATASLVAVDVFGAQSVVLREGSPAAHQVQDGDTLPGAATPSLAARAEALGAGAERLLGDTTVTLVHGSLAGVARAALELHDLLAGANTLLGTQSASLAAATANLAQLSRNLEGATHGPELAATVANLQATTANLAAMTANLETASATFGRVLARLETGQGTAGRLLHDPALYERAFAATSSLDALLRDVRENPKRYINVSVF, encoded by the coding sequence ATGGCCAGTTACGACCGGGGCCGCGACGCGGCGCGGGTGGGCGGCCTGATGGCCCTCGCCGTCGTAGTCTTCAGTGCGCTGTTCCTCTGGCTCACGGACCGGGGCTTCGCCCGCCACCGCGCCGACCTCTACGTCCGGCTCCCCAGCGCGGAGCGGCTCAAGAAGGGCGACCCGGTGCTCTTGCGGGGTGTGCCCGTAGGCGACGTGCGCGGCCTGGCCTTCGCGCCAGACGGCGGCGTCGTCGTGCGCACCCGGCTCAAGCGCCGCCTGACCCTCGGCAACGACGCCACAGCCTCGCTCGTGGCGGTGGACGTGTTCGGCGCACAGTCCGTGGTGCTGCGCGAGGGGTCGCCGGCGGCTCACCAGGTCCAGGATGGGGACACCCTGCCGGGCGCGGCAACGCCCTCCCTGGCCGCCCGGGCCGAGGCCCTGGGCGCCGGCGCGGAGCGGCTGCTGGGCGATACTACCGTGACCCTGGTGCACGGCTCGCTGGCCGGCGTGGCCCGGGCCGCCCTCGAGCTGCACGACCTCCTGGCCGGTGCCAACACGCTGCTCGGCACGCAGAGCGCCAGCCTGGCCGCGGCCACGGCCAACCTGGCGCAGCTCAGCCGGAACCTCGAGGGCGCTACCCACGGCCCGGAGCTGGCCGCCACCGTTGCCAACCTCCAGGCCACGACCGCCAACCTGGCCGCCATGACCGCCAACCTCGAAACGGCGTCCGCGACGTTCGGCCGCGTGCTGGCCAGGCTCGAGACCGGCCAGGGCACAGCCGGCCGGCTGCTCCACGACCCGGCGCTCTACGAGCGCGCCTTTGCCGCCACCAGCAGCCTGGACGCGCTGCTCCGCGACGTGCGCGAGAACCCCAAACGCTACATCAACGTATCGGTCTTCTGA
- a CDS encoding carboxymuconolactone decarboxylase family protein, protein MGEFRIHTIETAPAGSRETMRSIQQKFGFLPNLIGELAAAPAAVKAYALLAQLVEQTAFTPVERQLVLASASVANGCDYCVAAHSAGLKMAGLAADQVEAVREHRPLGDPKLEALRRFTAGVVGKRGRVEAAELQAFLDAGYRRDQVLEVLVGVAMKTLSNYTNHIARTPLDEQFEAFAWEPAVA, encoded by the coding sequence ATGGGCGAGTTCAGGATCCACACCATTGAGACAGCGCCGGCGGGGTCCAGGGAGACCATGCGGTCGATCCAGCAGAAGTTTGGGTTTCTGCCCAACCTGATCGGCGAGCTGGCCGCGGCGCCGGCGGCCGTTAAGGCCTACGCGCTGCTGGCGCAGCTCGTGGAGCAAACCGCTTTCACGCCGGTCGAGCGGCAGCTCGTGCTGGCGTCGGCCAGCGTGGCCAATGGCTGCGATTACTGCGTGGCGGCGCACTCGGCGGGCCTCAAGATGGCGGGCCTGGCGGCTGACCAGGTGGAGGCCGTGCGCGAGCACCGGCCGCTGGGCGATCCCAAGCTGGAAGCGCTCCGGCGGTTCACCGCTGGTGTGGTGGGGAAGCGCGGGCGCGTGGAGGCAGCGGAGCTGCAGGCGTTCCTAGACGCGGGCTACCGCAGGGACCAGGTGCTGGAGGTGCTGGTGGGCGTGGCCATGAAGACGCTCAGCAACTACACGAACCACATTGCCAGGACGCCGCTGGACGAGCAGTTCGAGGCCTTTGCCTGGGAGCCAGCCGTAGCCTGA
- a CDS encoding Uma2 family endonuclease translates to MSTREPVRRMTLEEFRRLPKEDGYRSELVRGRVVRSPGPGGRHGEVEANVVYLLKELVRRTGAGKVLSGGASYVLERRPDTVRGPDVSFLSRERVPAAGLPESWPDHAPDLAVEILSPSNRPGEIRERLTDFFRAGCREAWLLSPRRRTVAVHRSLDDVRVLSADAELTSALLPGFRCRVWEFFE, encoded by the coding sequence ATGTCCACGCGCGAGCCTGTCCGACGGATGACGCTCGAGGAATTCCGCCGGCTGCCCAAAGAGGACGGCTATCGTTCAGAGCTGGTCCGGGGGCGTGTAGTCCGGTCGCCCGGGCCCGGCGGCCGGCACGGGGAGGTCGAGGCCAACGTCGTCTACCTGCTGAAGGAGTTGGTCCGGCGCACCGGGGCCGGCAAGGTGCTCTCGGGCGGAGCGAGTTACGTGCTTGAGCGTAGGCCCGACACCGTGCGCGGCCCGGACGTCTCTTTCCTCTCTCGGGAGCGCGTGCCTGCGGCCGGTCTGCCGGAGAGCTGGCCCGACCACGCACCCGACTTGGCCGTTGAGATCCTCTCTCCCTCGAACCGGCCCGGTGAGATACGGGAGCGGCTGACGGACTTCTTCCGCGCCGGCTGCCGCGAGGCCTGGCTCCTCAGCCCGCGCCGCCGGACGGTCGCGGTGCACCGCTCGCTCGATGATGTCCGGGTCCTGAGCGCGGACGCGGAGCTGACCTCCGCTCTGCTGCCCGGCTTCCGCTGCCGGGTCTGGGAGTTCTTCGAGTAG